The following proteins are co-located in the Alphaproteobacteria bacterium genome:
- the pdhA gene encoding pyruvate dehydrogenase (acetyl-transferring) E1 component subunit alpha: MARNASRTKSRKNSEPAKATGDELLHYYREMLLIRRFEEKAGQLYGMGLIGGFCHLYIGQEAVVVGMQAAIDGDDAVITSYRDHGHMLACGMDPRGVMAELTGRSGGYSHGKGGSMHMFSKEKNFYGGHGIVAAQVPLGTGIAFAHQYNDTKNVSLTYLGDGAVNQGQVYESMNIAALWKLPVVYVIENNKYAMGTSQERASAGADLYKRGQAYGIPGLQVDGMDVLAVKEAGEKAVAHARSGKGPYILEMLTYRYRGHSMSDPAKYRKREEVQKIRSERDPIDMVREVLLSDGHAVEDDLKEMDRGIKDIVSDAAEFAQTSPEPDPSELWTDILIDA, encoded by the coding sequence ATGGCCAGAAACGCGTCGAGAACGAAATCCCGGAAAAATTCTGAACCTGCAAAGGCGACTGGCGACGAATTGCTGCACTATTACCGCGAGATGCTGTTGATCCGGCGTTTCGAGGAAAAGGCCGGCCAGTTATACGGGATGGGGCTGATCGGGGGCTTCTGTCACCTGTATATCGGCCAGGAAGCGGTCGTCGTCGGCATGCAGGCCGCGATTGACGGCGACGATGCCGTCATTACCAGCTATCGCGATCACGGGCACATGTTGGCATGCGGCATGGATCCGCGCGGCGTGATGGCCGAACTGACCGGCCGCAGCGGCGGGTATTCGCACGGCAAGGGCGGATCGATGCATATGTTCTCCAAGGAGAAAAACTTCTATGGCGGGCATGGGATTGTCGCGGCGCAGGTGCCGCTGGGCACCGGTATCGCCTTTGCGCATCAGTATAACGACACCAAGAATGTCAGCCTGACCTACCTCGGCGACGGAGCCGTCAATCAGGGCCAGGTGTATGAATCGATGAATATCGCCGCCCTCTGGAAGCTGCCGGTCGTGTATGTGATCGAGAACAACAAATATGCCATGGGCACCAGCCAGGAACGGGCCTCCGCCGGTGCCGATCTGTACAAGCGGGGGCAGGCATACGGAATTCCCGGATTACAGGTCGACGGCATGGATGTCCTCGCGGTCAAGGAGGCGGGAGAAAAGGCCGTGGCCCACGCCCGTTCGGGCAAGGGGCCCTACATCCTTGAAATGCTGACATACCGCTACCGGGGGCATTCCATGTCGGACCCCGCCAAATACCGCAAGCGCGAGGAAGTACAGAAAATTCGCAGCGAGCGCGACCCCATCGACATGGTGCGGGAAGTTCTGTTGTCCGACGGGCATGCGGTAGAAGACGATCTCAAGGAAATGGACCGTGGAATCAAGGATATCGTGTCCGACGCGGCGGAATTCGCACAGACCAGTCCCGAACCGGATCCTTCGGAACTCTGGACCGACATTCTCATTGACGCCTGA
- a CDS encoding pyruvate dehydrogenase complex E1 component subunit beta: protein MATQILMPALSPTMTEGTLAKWLKAEGDSVSSGDIIAEIETDKATMEVEAVDEGVMGKHLVAEGTEGVAVNAPIAVLLQDGEDESAMEGLDAASPKATSEAEAEAEAEPEAEPEAAPSVPATPKSARPAASAAPAESEWTGPTVNKSLREALRDAMAEEMRRDPNVFLMGEEVAQYEGAYKVSQGMLEEFGARRVIDTPITEHGFAGIGVGAAFMGLKPIVEFMTFNFAMQAIDQIINSAAKTLYMSGGQMGCPIVFRGPNGVASRVGAQHSQCYASWYAHCPGLKVISPYSGADSKGLLKAAIRDPNPVIFLENELLYGESFDVPDDPDFIVPIGKAKILRQGDDVTITAHSLMVGKAIKAAEVLSEEGISAEVIDLRTIRPLDTETILQSVKKTNRIVSVEEGWPFAGIGSEISAVVMEQAFDWLDAPVGRVAGLDVPMPYAANLEKLALPQVETIVEAAKAACYRS from the coding sequence ATGGCTACGCAAATACTGATGCCGGCGCTGTCGCCGACGATGACCGAGGGTACGCTCGCCAAATGGCTCAAGGCTGAAGGCGACTCGGTGAGTTCCGGCGATATCATCGCGGAAATCGAGACTGACAAGGCGACCATGGAGGTCGAAGCGGTCGATGAAGGTGTCATGGGCAAGCACCTTGTCGCCGAAGGCACCGAGGGCGTTGCGGTGAATGCGCCGATCGCGGTGCTGCTGCAGGATGGCGAGGACGAATCGGCGATGGAGGGGCTCGACGCCGCCTCGCCGAAGGCCACCTCGGAAGCGGAAGCGGAAGCGGAAGCGGAACCGGAAGCGGAACCGGAAGCCGCGCCCAGCGTCCCCGCGACGCCGAAATCGGCCCGGCCCGCCGCTTCCGCCGCACCGGCGGAAAGCGAATGGACCGGCCCGACGGTCAATAAGTCGCTGCGCGAGGCGCTGCGGGATGCGATGGCGGAGGAAATGCGCCGCGATCCCAACGTCTTCCTGATGGGCGAGGAAGTGGCGCAGTACGAAGGGGCATACAAGGTCAGCCAGGGCATGCTGGAGGAATTCGGCGCCAGGCGCGTGATCGACACGCCAATTACCGAACACGGGTTTGCCGGTATCGGCGTCGGCGCCGCCTTTATGGGGCTGAAGCCGATCGTAGAGTTCATGACGTTCAACTTCGCGATGCAGGCCATCGACCAGATCATCAACTCCGCCGCCAAGACATTGTATATGTCGGGCGGGCAGATGGGCTGTCCCATCGTGTTCCGCGGACCGAACGGGGTTGCATCACGGGTCGGCGCGCAGCATTCGCAGTGCTATGCCAGCTGGTATGCGCATTGCCCGGGGCTGAAGGTTATTTCGCCCTATTCCGGCGCGGATTCAAAGGGTCTGCTGAAGGCGGCGATCCGCGACCCGAATCCGGTTATCTTCCTGGAAAACGAATTGCTCTATGGCGAAAGCTTCGATGTGCCGGACGATCCGGATTTCATTGTGCCGATCGGCAAGGCGAAAATTCTGCGCCAGGGCGACGACGTCACGATTACCGCGCATTCGCTGATGGTCGGCAAGGCGATCAAGGCGGCGGAAGTGCTGTCCGAGGAAGGAATCAGCGCCGAAGTGATCGACCTTCGCACCATTCGGCCGCTGGATACGGAAACGATCCTGCAATCGGTGAAGAAAACCAATCGCATCGTCTCCGTTGAAGAGGGCTGGCCATTTGCCGGTATCGGTTCGGAAATTTCGGCCGTGGTCATGGAGCAGGCCTTCGACTGGCTGGATGCGCCGGTCGGGCGCGTCGCGGGGCTGGACGTGCCGATGCCCTATGCCGCCAACCTGGAAAAACTGGCGCTGCCGCAGGTCGAAACGATTGTCGAGGCCGCGAAAGCGGCCTGCTACCGGTCTTAA
- a CDS encoding biotin/lipoyl-containing protein: MPVKILMPALSPTMTEGTLAKWMVKEGDEVGSGDVIAEIETDKATMEVEAVEEGRVGKLLVAEGTEGVKVNATIALLLEDGEDEGALEGAAEAPAAEKSAP; this comes from the coding sequence ATGCCCGTCAAGATACTGATGCCCGCCCTGTCGCCGACCATGACGGAAGGCACCCTGGCGAAGTGGATGGTCAAGGAAGGGGACGAGGTCGGTTCCGGCGATGTGATCGCGGAAATCGAAACCGACAAGGCGACCATGGAGGTCGAGGCGGTCGAGGAAGGACGAGTCGGCAAGCTGCTGGTCGCGGAAGGCACCGAGGGCGTAAAGGTCAACGCTACCATTGCCCTGCTGCTGGAAGACGGTGAGGACGAAGGCGCCCTTGAAGGGGCCGCCGAGGCGCCTGCGGCGGAGAAATCAGCGCCTG
- a CDS encoding pyruvate dehydrogenase complex dihydrolipoamide acetyltransferase: protein AEKPAPAAEKSAPAAEKPAPAAEKSAPAAEKPAPAAEKPAPAAEKPAPAASKSGGDRIFASPLARRMAEQAGLELSGVTGSGPNGRIVKADVEAALAGGVASGAAAPAPAATPTPKATAAAEGFEPDFDFQPASGMRKVIAQRLTESKQTVPHFYLTVDCQIDNLLKLRKELNSRSEEYKLSVNDLIIKASGVALRKVPAANASWTGDGVKLYRSADISVAVAIEGGLITPVIRNAAGKGLEAISNEMKELAAKARDGKLQPEEYQGGTFSISNLGMFGIKQFDAVINPPQGAILAVGAGEQRPVVRDGALAVATVMSVTLSVDHRAVDGAVGAEFLAAFRKLIEDPMTMLL from the coding sequence CGGCGGAGAAGCCGGCGCCTGCGGCGGAGAAATCAGCGCCTGCGGCGGAGAAGCCGGCGCCTGCGGCGGAGAAATCAGCGCCTGCGGCGGAGAAGCCAGCGCCTGCGGCGGAGAAGCCGGCGCCTGCGGCGGAGAAGCCGGCGCCTGCGGCGTCGAAATCCGGCGGCGACCGGATCTTCGCCAGCCCGCTGGCGCGACGGATGGCGGAACAGGCCGGGCTCGAACTGTCCGGCGTGACAGGCAGCGGGCCGAACGGACGGATCGTCAAGGCGGATGTGGAAGCGGCGCTTGCCGGCGGTGTTGCGTCTGGGGCCGCCGCTCCGGCGCCCGCGGCGACTCCCACGCCAAAAGCAACCGCGGCAGCGGAAGGTTTCGAGCCGGATTTCGATTTCCAGCCCGCGAGCGGCATGCGCAAGGTCATTGCCCAGCGCCTGACCGAATCCAAACAGACCGTGCCTCATTTCTATCTCACGGTGGATTGCCAGATCGACAATCTGTTGAAGCTGCGCAAGGAGCTGAACAGCCGTTCGGAGGAATACAAGCTTTCGGTCAACGACCTGATCATCAAGGCCAGCGGCGTCGCCCTGCGCAAGGTTCCGGCGGCGAATGCCTCCTGGACCGGCGATGGCGTGAAACTGTACCGCAGCGCCGATATCTCGGTCGCCGTGGCCATCGAGGGCGGACTGATCACCCCGGTAATCCGCAACGCGGCGGGCAAGGGGCTGGAGGCCATCTCCAACGAGATGAAGGAACTGGCGGCGAAGGCGCGCGACGGCAAGCTGCAGCCCGAGGAGTACCAGGGCGGTACATTCAGCATTTCCAATCTGGGCATGTTCGGAATCAAGCAGTTCGACGCGGTCATCAACCCGCCGCAGGGCGCCATTCTGGCGGTCGGGGCGGGGGAACAGCGGCCGGTGGTCCGTGACGGCGCGCTGGCGGTGGCGACGGTGATGTCGGTGACGCTCTCGGTCGATCACCGGGCCGTCGACGGCGCGGTCGGGGCGGAGTTCCTGGCCGCCTTCAGGAAGCTGATCGAAGACCCGATGACGATGCTGCTCTAG
- the lpdA gene encoding dihydrolipoyl dehydrogenase, translated as MADTSFDVIIVGGGPGGYVAAIRSAQLGMKTALVEREHLGGICLNWGCIPTKALLRTSEIYHYATHGNAFGLKIEGVSVDLPAVVKRSRGIAKQLNSGVGHLLKKNKVTVFDGAGKLNGGGAGAHKLKVEKDGKAVAELTGKHIVLATGARARVLPGLEPDGKLVWTYKEAMVPEAMPKSLLVVGSGAIGMEFASFYSDLGADVTVVEVLDRILPVEDEEISAFAHKQFEKQGIKIHTSAKVSGLKRGKDNVTATIEAGGKKNALTVDRVILAVGIVGNVEDLGLEGTRVEVDRTHVVVDQWSQTKEPGIYAIGDLAGPPWLAHKASHEGVICIEKIAGVKNLHPLDTGNIPGCTYCRPQIASVGLTEAAAKKAGHKVKVGRFPFIGNGKAIALGEPEGLIKTVFDEKTGELLGAHMVGAEVTELIQGYGIARTLETTEAELMHTVFAHPTLSEMMHESVLDAYGRAIHF; from the coding sequence ATGGCCGATACGAGTTTCGACGTCATTATCGTCGGCGGCGGGCCGGGCGGCTATGTCGCGGCAATCCGCTCGGCGCAGCTTGGCATGAAGACCGCGCTGGTGGAACGCGAGCATCTGGGCGGGATCTGCCTGAACTGGGGCTGTATTCCGACCAAGGCGCTGCTGCGGACGTCCGAAATCTACCATTACGCCACACACGGCAACGCCTTCGGGTTGAAGATCGAAGGCGTCAGCGTCGATCTGCCGGCAGTGGTGAAACGTTCCCGCGGGATTGCGAAACAGCTCAATTCCGGCGTCGGCCATCTGCTGAAGAAGAACAAGGTCACCGTATTCGACGGCGCGGGCAAGCTGAATGGCGGCGGCGCCGGCGCGCACAAGCTGAAGGTTGAAAAGGACGGCAAGGCCGTCGCCGAACTGACCGGCAAGCATATCGTGCTGGCCACGGGCGCGCGGGCGCGGGTGCTGCCGGGCCTCGAACCCGACGGCAAGCTGGTCTGGACCTACAAGGAGGCGATGGTGCCGGAAGCCATGCCGAAATCGCTGCTGGTTGTCGGATCGGGCGCCATTGGCATGGAATTCGCCAGTTTTTACAGTGACCTGGGCGCCGATGTTACGGTGGTGGAGGTACTCGACCGGATACTGCCCGTGGAAGACGAGGAAATTTCCGCGTTTGCCCATAAACAGTTCGAAAAGCAGGGTATCAAGATACACACCAGCGCCAAGGTATCCGGGCTGAAACGCGGCAAGGACAACGTCACCGCGACCATCGAAGCCGGCGGGAAAAAAAACGCGCTGACCGTCGACCGGGTGATCCTGGCGGTCGGCATCGTCGGCAATGTCGAGGATCTCGGCCTGGAAGGCACCAGGGTGGAAGTCGACCGCACCCATGTGGTCGTCGACCAATGGTCGCAGACAAAGGAACCGGGCATTTACGCCATCGGCGACCTGGCGGGGCCGCCCTGGCTGGCGCACAAGGCGAGCCATGAAGGCGTCATCTGTATCGAGAAGATCGCGGGCGTGAAGAACCTGCATCCGCTCGATACGGGTAATATTCCGGGCTGCACCTATTGCCGGCCGCAGATCGCCAGCGTGGGCCTGACCGAGGCGGCGGCCAAAAAGGCGGGACACAAGGTCAAGGTCGGTCGCTTCCCGTTCATCGGCAATGGCAAGGCAATCGCGCTGGGCGAACCGGAGGGCCTGATCAAGACGGTATTCGACGAAAAGACCGGCGAACTGCTGGGCGCGCACATGGTCGGCGCGGAAGTGACGGAGTTGATTCAGGGCTACGGCATTGCGCGTACGCTGGAAACAACCGAGGCGGAATTGATGCATACGGTCTTCGCGCACCCGACCCTTTCGGAAATGATGCATGAGTCTGTCCTTGACGCCTATGGCCGGGCCATCCATTTCTAG
- the lipA gene encoding lipoyl synthase: MAITDAPALRHPEKRNRPDNPIQRKPDWIRVKAPTSPVYRETRDIVRENGLVTVCEEAGCPNIGECWAQKHATFMVMGDTCTRACAFCNVATGMPRPLDPLEPVKLAGAVAKLGLNHVVVTSVDRDDLIDGGAAHFAAVIDRLREFAPGVTIEILTPDFKDKPGAIELVAAARPDVFNHNMETVPRLYPGIRPGARYFTSLELLHRVKRLEPLTFTKSGLMVGLGESREEVHQVMDDLRAADVDFLTIGQYLQPTPKHAAIDRFVTPDEFRAYAAAARGKGFLMVSSSPLTRSSYHADSDFESLRAAREAQSR, from the coding sequence ATGGCAATCACAGACGCTCCCGCCCTGCGGCACCCGGAAAAACGGAACCGGCCCGATAACCCCATCCAGCGCAAGCCGGACTGGATCCGGGTCAAGGCGCCGACCTCGCCGGTCTACCGCGAAACGCGCGATATCGTCCGCGAAAACGGGCTGGTAACGGTCTGCGAGGAGGCCGGATGCCCCAATATCGGCGAATGCTGGGCCCAGAAGCACGCGACTTTCATGGTGATGGGCGATACCTGTACGCGCGCCTGCGCCTTCTGCAATGTCGCGACGGGGATGCCCAGGCCGCTGGACCCGCTGGAACCGGTCAAGCTGGCGGGCGCCGTCGCCAAACTGGGGCTGAACCATGTGGTGGTGACGTCGGTCGACCGGGATGATCTGATCGATGGCGGCGCGGCGCATTTCGCGGCGGTGATCGACCGGTTGCGCGAATTCGCGCCGGGGGTCACGATCGAGATCCTGACACCGGATTTCAAGGATAAGCCGGGGGCGATCGAACTTGTAGCGGCGGCGCGGCCGGATGTGTTCAATCACAATATGGAAACCGTGCCGCGCCTGTATCCGGGAATCCGGCCGGGGGCCCGGTATTTCACCAGCCTTGAACTGCTGCACCGGGTGAAGCGGCTGGAGCCGCTGACTTTCACCAAATCCGGCCTGATGGTCGGGCTGGGCGAAAGCCGCGAAGAGGTGCATCAGGTGATGGACGACCTGCGCGCGGCCGATGTGGATTTCCTGACCATCGGTCAGTATCTGCAGCCGACGCCGAAACATGCCGCCATCGACCGATTTGTGACGCCTGACGAATTCAGGGCCTATGCGGCTGCCGCGCGCGGCAAGGGTTTCCTGATGGTATCGTCATCGCCGTTGACCCGTTCCTCCTATCACGCCGACTCCGATTTCGAGAGCCTGCGGGCGGCGCGCGAAGCGCAATCGCGATAA
- a CDS encoding type II toxin-antitoxin system RatA family toxin — protein sequence MPTHQENRRLPHRPEQMFDLVAEVEKYPEFLPWCVASRIRSRSETLLVADLVIGFKGIRESFTSIVSLDRQNLVIQVEYQDGPFKHLNNYWKFKPADDGSCILDFYVDFEFKSRILQKAIELLFGEAVRRMVGAFEKRAVALYGKTGTESGSTDW from the coding sequence TTGCCAACGCATCAGGAAAATCGACGACTCCCGCACCGGCCGGAACAGATGTTTGATCTGGTCGCCGAGGTGGAAAAATATCCCGAATTTCTGCCGTGGTGCGTGGCGTCCCGTATTCGCAGTCGCTCGGAAACGCTTCTCGTCGCGGATTTGGTAATTGGTTTTAAGGGGATACGGGAAAGTTTTACCAGCATTGTTTCGCTAGACCGGCAAAACCTTGTAATTCAGGTGGAATATCAAGATGGTCCATTCAAGCATTTGAATAATTACTGGAAATTTAAACCCGCTGATGACGGTTCCTGTATCCTGGATTTTTATGTCGATTTCGAATTCAAATCCCGAATTCTGCAGAAGGCGATTGAGTTGCTGTTCGGCGAAGCCGTGCGCCGCATGGTCGGGGCCTTCGAGAAACGCGCGGTGGCGCTTTACGGCAAAACCGGCACCGAATCGGGCTCGACCGACTGGTGA
- a CDS encoding helix-turn-helix transcriptional regulator has product MITASQIRSGRAIINAKQSELARAAGISLATLNNIERGVGDPRTSTLDAIEHALARAGVELHGDEAVETVTLRRLARPSAYDTFFASQRVLEAMGPKSLLKAHRVLFFARRNRREPDVRPRVCLLIEGEARAILFDQVDFNLSGGARVAEVAGVMLAAFTFHRRTVHHLADILDDTTMTETAEAVERLRGMGGEPLKHPRDFFNAIDSWDDLVSAYGARAGHPMRDLLAQFPAGNGI; this is encoded by the coding sequence TTGATCACGGCATCGCAGATTCGTTCCGGTCGAGCGATCATCAACGCGAAACAGAGCGAACTGGCTAGGGCTGCCGGCATCTCATTGGCGACGCTGAACAACATCGAGCGCGGCGTGGGCGATCCCCGTACCAGCACGCTGGACGCGATCGAGCATGCTCTGGCGCGGGCGGGGGTGGAACTGCATGGCGACGAGGCCGTGGAAACCGTGACGCTGCGCCGCCTTGCGCGGCCAAGTGCGTATGATACCTTTTTCGCCAGCCAGCGGGTTCTGGAAGCGATGGGTCCGAAATCGCTTCTGAAGGCGCATCGGGTCCTGTTTTTCGCCCGCAGGAACCGACGCGAACCCGATGTTCGGCCGCGGGTCTGTCTGCTGATCGAGGGCGAGGCCCGCGCCATTCTGTTCGACCAGGTGGATTTCAACCTGTCCGGTGGCGCGCGTGTCGCGGAGGTGGCGGGGGTCATGCTTGCTGCCTTCACCTTCCACCGGCGCACAGTACACCACCTCGCCGATATTCTGGACGATACCACCATGACGGAAACCGCAGAGGCGGTGGAACGGTTGCGCGGCATGGGCGGAGAGCCGCTGAAGCATCCGCGCGACTTTTTCAATGCCATCGATTCCTGGGACGATCTTGTGAGCGCCTATGGCGCTCGGGCGGGTCATCCCATGCGGGACCTGCTGGCGCAATTTCCCGCGGGAAACGGCATATAA
- a CDS encoding CinA family protein, with product MFPPDLIDRATALLDLYHDKGLMLATAESCTGGLIIACLTGIPGSSSTVERGFVTYSNEAKNEAIGVDMNLISTHGAVSEPVAGAMALGTLAHSRADAAVSVTGVAGPGGGTAEKPVGLVFIGGARLGTRQPHVERHIFEGDRHAVRHATVVAAFSMLEKLANRQEPEG from the coding sequence ATGTTTCCCCCGGACCTGATCGACCGCGCTACGGCGCTGCTTGACCTTTACCACGACAAGGGACTGATGCTGGCCACGGCGGAATCCTGTACGGGCGGGCTGATCATTGCCTGCCTTACGGGGATACCAGGATCTTCCTCAACGGTTGAACGCGGCTTCGTAACCTATTCGAACGAAGCGAAAAATGAAGCCATCGGCGTCGACATGAACCTGATCAGCACACATGGCGCGGTTAGCGAACCAGTGGCCGGCGCCATGGCGCTCGGCACGTTGGCCCATTCCCGTGCCGATGCGGCAGTGTCCGTCACCGGTGTGGCGGGGCCTGGCGGCGGAACCGCTGAAAAGCCGGTTGGCCTGGTCTTTATCGGCGGCGCCCGGCTGGGCACCCGCCAGCCCCATGTGGAGCGGCATATCTTCGAAGGCGACCGCCATGCTGTCCGCCATGCGACCGTGGTCGCGGCGTTCAGCATGCTCGAAAAGCTGGCGAATCGTCAGGAACCCGAAGGCTAG
- a CDS encoding phosphatidylglycerophosphatase A, whose amino-acid sequence MRISGTSLPFFHPAMLLATWFGAGRLPLAPGTWGSLAALPFAWGMASLAGPPVLFAAALAALVIGIWASEAVTRTSGVKDPGEIVIDEVAGQWLALAFVPLDPLAYGAGFLLFRVFDIVKPWPANWIDRGVSGGMGIMLDDIVAGAYTGILLYFLLPYLP is encoded by the coding sequence ATGCGAATTTCGGGTACATCCCTGCCGTTTTTTCATCCTGCCATGCTCCTGGCGACATGGTTCGGCGCCGGTCGGCTGCCCTTGGCGCCGGGTACATGGGGCTCACTCGCGGCGCTGCCCTTCGCCTGGGGCATGGCATCGCTGGCCGGACCGCCTGTCCTGTTCGCCGCCGCGCTTGCCGCCCTGGTGATCGGCATCTGGGCCTCGGAGGCCGTGACCCGCACGAGCGGCGTCAAGGATCCCGGCGAAATCGTCATAGACGAAGTCGCCGGCCAATGGTTGGCGCTTGCTTTCGTACCGCTGGATCCGCTCGCCTACGGGGCTGGATTCCTCCTGTTCCGGGTATTCGATATTGTCAAGCCCTGGCCGGCAAACTGGATCGACCGCGGCGTTTCCGGCGGCATGGGAATCATGCTGGACGATATAGTGGCCGGCGCTTACACTGGCATTCTGCTCTATTTCCTGCTGCCCTACCTGCCCTGA